The sequence below is a genomic window from Theobroma cacao cultivar B97-61/B2 chromosome 6, Criollo_cocoa_genome_V2, whole genome shotgun sequence.
TTTTTAATCTCATTATCAGTTCTTCCAGGCAACCTTGATGCAATCACTGACCATCTGCAAGTTTTAacaattctttcttttttgattcAGAAGATCCAAGAATGTATATATATCTTCCATTACAACCTGATCTCAACTCTCAGTTTGCCAGATTTAATCGTATAACAGAAAACTACTGATTAGAAATAATTACTATATCTGCTCGTGTATTTGATTCAATAATAATGCATAAAGCTAAGAAAATTAATGGAAATTTCTGATCCATAAAAGCATCAGTTGCAGCAATCATGACAAATCATTACATGGATAGACATAAACACTCATAGGGATAGTTCGATGTACAACCTTCAGCACTTACCGATTTCCAAGCCTTTCATGCAACTCAATTATGGTTTCATCTTCTTCCCTAGTGAAATTTCCACGCTTAATTCCCGGCCTTAGGTAATTCACCCAACGAAGTCTGCAACTCTTCCCAGACCTTTGCAATCCTACAAGTGAAATATATTTGTGTAACGAAGACAGGATAAAAGCCTAAAGTTAGTAAAGTAGCCAATTACTTCAGTGTTGCTCTACGATATTGCTTCTTTTTTGGGCTTTGGTGCACGTCTTTATGCTTAATTACCTGCTGGTTTGGCCATCTCTGTCCAATTCCAGATACCATGTCTATTAATATAAGCTATCAATTTGCGGTCTTCGTCGGGACTCCATGGACCTTTTCTCAGAGTTCTCTTTTCCACCGACTGTGAAGCCTTCGCCATCTTTCTGCAGCAAGTAGAGCAGATTTCAAGCTAAATGCAAAAGGCAAAAAACGTTCTACATATATAGAAAGACGGTATGCACATTTATCCTATGATTCCGTAGAAAAAAGTGTTTTCATGtcccgaattttccaaggaaatGACGATTACAAAGCAAagcatttattccaaaaaggGTTCCTCGTGGAACATCTTTTTAATACTATTTTAATGCTTATAACACACAGGTCGACCACAGAATATCCCTGATGTATGGAACCTCGACATCCTGGAACATGGTCGATCTAATTTAACCACAAATTTCCACGACTGACATAGCTGCTGATGACTCATGTCTTGTGACTTCGTTCTGCGCTCAGCAACGTTGCTCACATGAAAAATTAGATATGAATGGAGACTAAAGCAGATGGTAGCCGATGGTTCAAGACAAAATGCAGCACACCAAATTTGACATTCATCTGCCTTTGGATTGTCAATATGACAAGGAATTGCTTGTAAGCATGATCAATGTTCAGTCAAGGAGGAATAGTTTAACAAAGGAAACGAGAAAAGACAGGCTGGTAATACACAGTTGGTATATCTAATTCAGGATGATGGgattagcagtttatgatcaacaataaataaatatatctaTTAGAATTTGAGTAACGGTCTTATGACAATTTGGTGACtaatttttatagaattattgaCTATTAACTCGCAAGTTTCTGTGGAACAGAATCTGATATTTCGAAGATCCATGGTGAGGACAGAAAAGGGGGTGTGAAACACAGGTTGATATGGAACATAATAATAGATTACTATAGTTCTTATTAATTTGGTCTTAAATGTTTGCTACAAACAGACGGATCAAagtcaaagaagaaagagagcaGCTGATCTAATCTCAACTACCATGAGCCCAAATTCAAGAGCAACTTCAACCCAGAAATGGCACAATTATTTGGAAGACTCTTTCCTTTTATTAATCCTGCAAAGAAATTTAGAAAGCTTGTTTCTGGTTAGCTTTCTTTGAACAGGGGAATCTGCAGCCGGCAGAGGAGCATCAAGTAATATTTGTGGAATTCAATGATATGTACCAAGCACAATCGGCACAAGCTACATTTAttcacaaaaagaaagaaataagttatggtaaaaaaaaaaaattctatttcCAAGCtattctttaaattaaaaaaatacgcTTTTAGAGAGAAGCATCTACTACTGCAGTCATGGTGAATTAGGTGTACCCTAATCAATCTAGTTAAAgatcaatgggattataaacCCAAAGCCTATCTGGGGAAAGTAACAATgaaatgtaaaatttaattGGATGCCCTAATAACCTCCCCCAAACTGCTACAAATAGAAAGTTTCCTTCTAAGCTTATGGAAGCGGctttatctttcttctttgaataAAACAAATCACCAGTCCTTTGAAGAAAACGAATCACCTGTCCGGCAGGATTCTATGGTCCAAGCTTGCAGCAAACACTTTGCTGTTCTATCTGCTTGTCTAACATCCCTCCATCAAAGAATAAATTATTGGGGATGTTTTGTAATTTGACGTTGTCACCGATATTGGATAAGATCTTTGAATACAGCTTCTCATGTTCAAGCATTGTCACCACCATTTAACTATTTTGCACGCCACGGGGCTCAGGAGTCCTAATTGATATAGGAGAAGGAGGCTGTAGCTCAAAGAAGGCTTTGTTCCCTTCACCATAGCTTCCTATGCATATTGTATCACCACGACCATGCCATGTACCATCTTGGACATTGTTCATCTCCAGTGTTCTGGACTCCTGCCCCATGTCAACAAAAAGAACGAGCTAAGGACCATGAAACATTTGAAGAACTTAAATTTGAGCCACAATTTTACTTTGATTCTTTAACAATATTACTAATTGAAAGAGACTCTTTTGCGTTTTTGGATGCAGAGTCACCAAatcaaaaactcaaaaagTTTGAACACAGTTTGGCAAGGACATGAACCTGGGATAATGTACAGCACGGGCAGATAAGATGATAGACGCAATCATCCAATAAGCTATCGTTACCCTGTAAACAAAGACAATTCCCAACAAAGTACAATTTTAGTAAAATTGAAACAGAAGTGTTAAGATGCTGGGAAAATAAATGTGGAACATAGAAATATTATTAGCAGAGGTCTATAACCAAAATAACCATAAACCAAAGATTAGGAAAGCACATAGATGATCAATCATATAGTTTGAATTTAAGAAGCTAGCCCTATTGAGAAAATAGATCAATCGAACActattttttacaatttacGCAATTCACTACATAAGTTGACGATGAACAGGAACATACATATTAATCAAGCTTTATAATTCTTatatgcaaaacaaaaaacagaaGTTCAATACATTGACAATGCCACAACAAAGAGGACTCAAGAAAACTTATAGGGACTGCCCATGAAGCTTTGGTCCAGTGGTAAGAGGGCATGCTATGGCTCTAATGAGAACCAAGGTTTAAATATCAATCATATATTTGGGCTCTTGTAAATGCCATTGAAAGCACCATGCACATATTCCAAATATTATGCAGACAGCGTTGACACCTCATTCAAACTTTGGAGTCATAGTCCACGAGACCTTATAACATCCTCAGTATAAAGAGATCAAACAAGTCAATTAGATATATGGAAACTACTAAACAGGAGTAATATCATAACACCACTTATCATTAGACCCTAAACCTAGAAAAGAATCAAACATGATGACAGAAAGAGGTTCTCACCCTaatattgaattttctttttatctgtGTACGGAAGAAACCCAAATATGCTCCAACTGATATGATGAAAGCAACAGCAAAATACAGAAAGCAATTCCGCTTGGTGACAATAAAGGCAATGAAGTTGAGGAAAGCACTAACAACAAGAATGAAATAAACAGTTCCCTGCAAAAGCACATTAAGAATTTAGGGGGCACATCCAAACACAACATCATTAGCAATAAACTCTAAAGTAACTACCCAAACTTGCATATTATAAGATGACTACTGAAAGTTTATAAGACATGTCTGGGAACTGCCTAATTCCAGGAATGGTTTTACCTGAAGAAAACAACAACCGAAACCAGCCCGCCTCATGTTCTTCCCAAATCTGTAGCAGGGGCAACTGCAATATCAAAGCACACTATCTcacaaatataatataattaccaCTTACCAACCACATCAGTTTTATaacatcaaaacaataattaaaaaggaaaaaaaaaacactatcAGCTAAACCTTGTGATGGGGGAGTAGAAACTCAACTAAACAGCTAGAACTGGTTAATCAACCAATTAAATAAGCTCAAGAGATTAAATAAATCAGTTTTACACTAATCAAAATGATTAAACTATtgctgagcaaaaaaaaaaaagaataaaattatttacttttggggctaaaaaattttgggttagtaaaaaagaaaaggcttTTCTGTTGAATTAGCTTCATCCTAACACcaaaataaaccaaaaaaaaaaagcaaaagggAAGATTTTTTTCAAACAGTTTTTTGGCGGACTATTAAGAGACgagaaaaattagaaagagGGAAAACAATactattttttaatgttttccCTCGAGAAGAAATGTATTTTCTCGGGAaaatttatagaaaaaaattcaacctttattctttaaaatgaaaagagagAACTGACCAGGCAGATTCGAGAGCGACGCGGCGGTCATCgaagaaatcaagaacaacTTCACCTTCCCACATCCTCAAAACGCCACCCAAGTCGCCGTTACCTTGTTCTAAACAATCCTCAGCGCGTTCAAGCTTCCTCCATTTGCCTTGGGTTTGCAAAGCCACCGTCGAACACAGCATGTCGAAATCCAACACCGCCATTCCCTCCAACAgcctctcttcttcttcttcttcttcttctcctcctcctcctcctcctccctCTCCCTTTCCATTTACAACAACTTTCTCCTGCTTCTCCAATTCCGCcattaaaaccaaaagaaggaaatttcaccgctttctctctctttttcttcttcttccctttccTGGAAAGGACAAAAACGATCTGCCTTTGCAAGttgcttaattttttcttatttttcttttttaatattttgggGGGCGCGGGTGATTAATGGGGGTGTGGGTCCCAAAGGGCGGCGTATAAATGATCGGACAGCTGTTGCCACGTAGGATCTAGATTAGAGAAGATTAAGATTCTAATCTGCTATAATTGCTGGGATTAACGTTCTAATATCTACCTTAACCAATTTCCCACCAAAAATAACCaccaaagaaaaacagaacaaATCTTAAATTTTGCTAAAAAAGTTCCTCTCTTtcctatttcttttttgggtaATACGATTCAGCAATTAGAGCTACTAAACAAAATTGCAGGCAGAGAAAGCAACCAGCTTTTTGGCTTGTTACTGCAAGGTAAGAGTTAGCAGTCAAAAGTTGACCAAAGAAACCTTGTTGGACACTATAGCGATGATGATGGGAATCAACTTCAAGAATCTAACCCGTGAAGGGAAGCTTAAGAATCAATTAGGCAACAAGGAATGGCATGGATGGATAGCCAAGGAGCAGCGTGCCGTCAGGAGCCACTAGCCAGCCTGGGGTGATCCAGAGCTGTACCGCACGGGAATTAAAAGCCTCAAATTGTATCCCAAAAGCTATATTTAATTCTATTAAAGTATTTATTAGAACCAACATAATGCAAGTTACGTGTGGTGGAAGTGAGGCTGCAGACGGCACTGGGCAGACCAGAGGTGGGCGGGGGTGGGGTCTTTTTTAGTGCACCATGTTTGATGATCAGATAAGCTTCTCATGATTCCCACTAAAGCGGTTGAGAGTTATCTCCAAATTTTCTCAACCACCCCACCCACGTGCATAAAGCGTTTTCTGCTgcaattgaaaaatgaaaaagatatatGAAATCTGCCAATCCATATACTATGCAAGTCTACAACCGATCCCTGTTCACCAGGCGCAATTGCATATTGGCTGATGTTGTATTTTTGCTTGCATTTACTATTACCACTAAGCAATTTTTTTTGGGGAAAGGGCCACTATTACATCAAGCTGTCGTTTTGTTGACTTTGAGAATGACCAAGTCCGCCGAATGAGAATTGGCCCTGCGTGATGCATTATCGGCTACAAGTTCAGACTTCCCGTCATTGTTAGTTTATCTGATGTAGCACCATGTCCTGATGTCCATATCCTTCTCTTTTAAAGAAGTGCTAGGACAGAGCCTTCAGCACAAGATAAAGAAACTAAAAAGCAGCAAGATTTGAACTGTAGCTTGACCCCTTGGTTTTGAAAGGTTGGGCTAGAACCTCTCAGTTCTGCAAAAGGTTGGGATTAATCATTTCCGAATTATCCGATTATCCCTCTAACAGAACATTTTCCAgcaaatagataaaaaaaaaaggtgctCTATatacatttacaataaaaaggGTCTTGCCAAAATCTCTCCAAGCTCTATGAAGCTCAACTCCTATATTTACCGTTTTAGATTCAAAGGCCAGAGTATCAGTCTAAACTTGTTCAaacatggaaaaagaaaaggcatCACCATTGTTATTTTACAATTAACATTAAATGTATTCATACCAGAAGTACAGAATGATGTGTAAAGATAATCTATCCGAAAGGCACAAGGAAATGAAACTTGTTGCATAACTTGTTGCATCTTATTTCCCCTTTCTtgtttcactttttcttccaCACAGATGGCTACCAGTAGACTTACAAAAAGGTTAAAACAGAGTTTTATGTCTTCGCTGCAGGTCTCACAAGCCCCAAGCCAGTACCACTTCCCAAATGCTTGAAGTCGGTTGCTTCAAGATGTTCGTCGTGGCCAGCAAAGCCTGTCCCTCCTTTTTCCAAGGTCACCAAGTTCCTCTCTTTGCATGCCTTATCACAGACCAAACAAACTTTATCCACAGCCATAAACCTGTCAGCACATTTCTTGCAAAAGACATGCCCACAGGAGCTCAGGGCTACCAGTGACAATGTGTTGGTCAGGGTAACCTTGCAGCTCGGACATATATAAGTCTTATCAAGAGAATTGGATTTCTTCTGTTCACTGTCATCTTCAGTGAAGTAGATAGGAAAAAGGCTCTTCAGCTTGAGTTTTTCTTTGCCTTCTGGACAGATTGTACTGGTGGAAGGAGCCTCAACTTTAACAGATGCTTCTGGGGTGGCAGAGGGAAGCCAAAATGCTTTCATTGTCCGGAGTGCTTCCTCTTCATAAGAAGTGACCTTCACACTATTTGCCCCATGGAATCCATTCTTGTCTCGGCTATAGTTTCTACCATTGTATTGTGGCACTGCACCATGGTTTTGCTGATCAAATGCATCAAGCTCTCTAGCTTTCTGCAGCATCAActtctcctcctcctcttcCTTCTCTTGTTTCAGCTGAGCAGTGTGGGCAGCAACCCTCCTGCCAGATGGGAGGAAAACATGCTTTTTAACAAATGATTGACCTCATAAAGGGCAAACTTAGCTGATTCGAACAGGacagtttttattttttaaaaaaattcagcaAAGGCAGCCCATTTAACTACAACAGAACCTTgtcactttaaaatttttttctacatcaCGTGAaagttaattttcaaaattgaagaTTTCCAATTTAATGTGGCTGaatgacaaataaaaataagttaataaacattaaaaacacaAGAAGGCATCTTTGACTCCTCCTTTGCTCCAACAGAAAGTGGAGCAGGACAAAAGGAGAGGGAGGAATAGCAAAGTTACTCTCCTTGCAAGCTTTCAAATCAGTTTCCTAACCTCCTGTATATGGACAATTACTAACAGAAGCTTTAGAAGTTATCTTATATCTAATCAAACAATTGAATGCACTGATATGCTACAATTGTAAAGCAAATTACGTGAATAAATTGTCTAAGTTATCATCGTGAAATGCAACAGACTCAAGGATAATTTAAAATCTTGaaattcataataacattgcTATTCTTGATCCAAAACTCATCATTATAATCATGCTGAAACACATCACTAATCTTGTAGGAAAATGGATAGTGTAACTTAAAGAAGACAAATTCGCACATGCTACCGAAGCATCCTTCACAtctgcaaatccaaaagcttATTAGAAGCTAAAGAGTCTTTTATCTCTATGATATCTGGTTTCTCTACATCCATCCAATTTCGTTTCTTCCACTTTCAATTCTGTCACAGAGCGAAAGCAAAACCACAGAGCCAAAGCAAAACACAGAAATGGGGGCCATGAGACTTGTTTGCAGTAGGCTCATTGAATTAAACAGAACCCGGATCGAGGCAGCAACTCAAAAGTTCTTGCCACCACTCATCAGCCATCTTTTTACATGCAACTACACTTATTCCCATTATGATCCAATAAATACCTAGAACATCACGTTCTAAAGATCTAAGGCCTTAGCTGTTTGCTGATAAATAACCCCTTAACGAAGAAAAATCACTTGAATTAAATCCAACACATAGTTATAAGTTGAATCacacaaaaaattaataatataacaatTAACAAGTAATTAACAAGCTTTATAAACAAAGAAATTGAGTAAAAATACCAATCAGCAGCCAAAAGGGTACCTTTGGATGTCCTTCTTCTGGGCTAGAAGGCATTCGAGAATACATTCTTTGCAAAAGGCGTGACCTTTCTGGCAAGACATGGGATCGATGAAAGGCTTCAAGCAAAGGCAGCAAGCATCGAATGGCTTAATCGAGTCTTTCCCCAACCTCTCCTTCTGCGTCCCGTAGCCTAGCTTCCTCTTCTCATCGTACGTGAAGAAGGCTAAATCGTTGTTGTTCTTCGAATGTCTTTGCGGCATCTTCGGTTATTCGACTGGGGAAAGgcaaaccctaaccctaattGATTTCAATTGTTATCGGATTGGAagattgagagagagagagacggAGAGTCAGAGACAAAAGTAAAACCCTAGAAATTGTACGAGTTAGATTAGGATCTCCAGAAATTGGATCGGGTTTTTTGTATTTGTAAGAGGAACCGAACCGACACTTTCCTttccttactcaaatttacTTTTCCGGTCTGATTGGTTTTGTTGCAATCCAACGGTGAGCATGgagtcttcttttttctttgttctctttatttgataattttaaaatatgtaattatttttcataatcttcatTTTCGTTAGTAATCTTCTATAGATACTAAATAGTTGAGTTActgaaatattaatatttatattaaaatatcatataatttatatatttttaattatctcaATCTGGAAAATTTAATAACCTCAAAAtgcataattattttttataacatataacacatttttatcaataatttctatgaatatttcataacatagaGTTGCTGAAATATCAGATATTtagttaataaaatatataagaagCAAATATGAGTACAACttacttaataaaatatgGTAAACTTATTTAACTTTGGCAATTAACTTtaagtttttta
It includes:
- the LOC18596987 gene encoding uncharacterized protein LOC18596987; translated protein: MAELEKQEKVVVNGKGEGGGGGGGEEEEEEEERLLEGMAVLDFDMLCSTVALQTQGKWRKLERAEDCLEQGNGDLGGVLRMWEGEVVLDFFDDRRVALESACCPCYRFGKNMRRAGFGCCFLQGTVYFILVVSAFLNFIAFIVTKRNCFLYFAVAFIISVGAYLGFFRTQIKRKFNIRGNDSLLDDCVYHLICPCCTLSQESRTLEMNNVQDGTWHGRGDTICIGSYGEGNKAFFELQPPSPISIRTPEPRGVQNS
- the LOC18596988 gene encoding nitric oxide synthase-interacting protein; amino-acid sequence: MPQRHSKNNNDLAFFTYDEKRKLGYGTQKERLGKDSIKPFDACCLCLKPFIDPMSCQKGHAFCKECILECLLAQKKDIQRRVAAHTAQLKQEKEEEEEKLMLQKARELDAFDQQNHGAVPQYNGRNYSRDKNGFHGANSVKVTSYEEEALRTMKAFWLPSATPEASVKVEAPSTSTICPEGKEKLKLKSLFPIYFTEDDSEQKKSNSLDKTYICPSCKVTLTNTLSLVALSSCGHVFCKKCADRFMAVDKVCLVCDKACKERNLVTLEKGGTGFAGHDEHLEATDFKHLGSGTGLGLVRPAAKT